One genomic segment of Verrucomicrobiota bacterium includes these proteins:
- a CDS encoding AURKAIP1/COX24 domain-containing protein, which yields MGSIKKKRKTKIAKHKRKKRMKANRHKKRLRYKS from the coding sequence ATGGGATCAATTAAAAAGAAACGTAAAACAAAGATTGCAAAGCATAAACGCAAAAAACGCATGAAGGCAAATCGCCACAAGAAGCGTTTGCGTTACAAGTCTTAA